One stretch of Emys orbicularis isolate rEmyOrb1 chromosome 5, rEmyOrb1.hap1, whole genome shotgun sequence DNA includes these proteins:
- the EPGN gene encoding epigen: protein MAFGMLIYILLRAMVALGEEAAITVSSLTTDIWNSWAKNNTEDYTEEPIALKLMQSCLEEHKSYCINGLCAFHSELKKPICRCLTGYNGERCEHLTLNSYALNSYEHYIAVGIGAGMLLSGIIALIYCYVRKREGHSVWRKTTLCLSTL from the exons ATGGCATTTGGAATGCTAATATATATTTTGCTAAGAG CAATGGTAGCGCTGGGTGAAGAGGCCGCTATTACTGTTTCGTCGCTAACCACAGACATATGGAATAGCTGGGCAAAAAACAACACAGAAG ACTACACAGAGGAACCTATTGCTCTGAAGCTTATGCAATCCTGTCTTGAAGAACACAAAAGTTATTGTATTAATGGCCTTTGTGCTTTTCACAGTGAACTCAAGAAACCCATATGCAG gtgcCTGACAGGTTACAACGGAGAAAGATGTGAACACTTGACGTTAAATTCGTATGCGCTTAATTCTTATGAGCACTATATTGCAGTGGGAATTGGCGCTGGAATGTTACTGAGTGGGATCATTGCTCTAATCTATTGCTATGTAAGAAAGAG GGAAGGGCATTCTGTATGGAGGAAGACAACACTATGTCTCTCAACGCTCTGA